The following are encoded together in the Anopheles nili chromosome 3, idAnoNiliSN_F5_01, whole genome shotgun sequence genome:
- the LOC128724969 gene encoding uncharacterized protein LOC128724969, producing MLPYSSYAAAIQQIQSLNHELAMFNQHAGGRHLPHPEHSAATLGSSYFGLNNWSLPFSFLKSVHRPEKPPFSYIALIAMAISSAPNQRLTLSGIYKYIMDNFPYYRENRQGWQNSIRHNLSLNDCFIKVPRDKASAGKALPVDDPAAGGEGGGNGAASNGGAGGKGSYWMLDPSANDMFEQGNYRRRRTRRQRNAKLILNGHFQGAPFTLAFPPAAPPRGPDFMDAVSSGGRRNETTDLHHLIVRNDLIQSPTDLPDPGALLLGAGCYHRTHPYVHGPSLAPSGGASLTDKNPRDGAGGSLGEWPNRTNTFKQFGESDSCDPGVPVSSGDVLEELLDFPVHAGSDGEYESEPKEAPVFRRSRKGDNCLDQQQFPAVHFPAGSLDAFLLNELGGLKVRGCDLGAYPFSSVSASTSNSPIDGRRSNSIEVYAATGVPEQASSYGAFGDGPCVPEIAPNSTLSAGPAAALTKGCSANNTRPGSDESPKAHEPPRPASMERHIRSTKVGSLKSSSFTIESIMRRE from the exons ATGCTACCGTACAGTTCGTATGCGGCCGCGATTCAGCAGATCCAAAGCCTTAACCACGAGCTGGCAATGTTCAATCAGCATGCGGGTGGGCGCCATTTACCGCATCCTGAGCACAGTGCGGCCACTCTGGGCAGCTCGTACTTCGGGCTGAATAACTGGTCACTTCCGTTCTCGTTTTTGAAATCGGTACATcgaccggaaaagccaccgttCTCGTATATCGCGCTCATCGCGATGGCCATCAGCAGTGCCCCGAATCAGCGGCTCACGCTTAGCGGTATCTACAAGTACATCATGGATAA CTTCCCGTACTATCGTGAAAATCGCCAAGGCTGGCAGAACTCGATTCGGCACAATCTCTCGCTGAACGACTGCTTCATCAAGGTGCCGCGAGACAAGGCGTCCGCTGGCAAGGCGCTACCGGTGGATGATCCTGCCGCTGGTGGAGAAGGTGGCGGCAACGGGGCAGCCAGTAATGGTGGTGCAGGTGGCAAGGGCAGCTACTGGATGCTCGACCCCTCAGCGAACGATATGTTCGAGCAGGGCAATTACCGGCGCCGGCGAACTCGCCGCCAGCGCAACGCGAAATTGATCCTCAACGGCCACTTTCAG GGAGCTCCGTTTACGCTGGCATTTCCACCGGCAGCACCGCCACGGGGACCAGACTTCATGGACGCAGTGTCATCGGGTGGCCGACGGAACGAAACCACCGATCTTCATCATCTGATAGTGCGAAATGATTTGATCCAGTCACCGACCGACCTTCCGGATCCGGGGGCGCTTCTTCTCGGTGCCGGATGTTACCACCGTACCCATCCGTATGTCCACGGGCCATCActagcgccctctggtggggCTTCATTAACCGATAAGAACCCGCGGGATGGTGCCGGTGGTTCCTTGGGAGAGTGGCCAAACAGGACGAATACCTTCAAGCAGTTCGGTGAATCCGATTCGTGCGATCCTGGTGTTCCGGTGAGCTCTGGGGACGTGCTCGAGGAACTGCTCGATTTTCCGGTGCACGCAGGATCCGATGGGGAGTACGAAAGTGAACCGAAAGAAGCTCCAGTGTTCCGACGCAGCAGGAAAGGTGATAATTGCCTGGACCAACAACAATTTCCCGCTGTGCACTTCCCAGCCGGTTCGTTGGATGCGTTTCTGTTGAACGAATTGGGCGGATTGAAGGTCCGTGGGTGTGATTTGGGTGCGTATCCATTTAGCTCCGTGTCTGCCAGCACCTCAAACAGCCCAATAGACGGTCGTAGGTCCAACTCGATCGAGGTGTACGCAGCAACAGGAGTTCCGGAACAAGCGAGCAGCTATGGTGCGTTCGGAGACGGCCCGTGTGTACCTGAGATCGCACCTAACTCGACACTTTCGGCCGGTCCAGCAGCCGCCCTGACGAAGGGTTGCAGCGCAAACAACACCCGTCCTGGTTCAGACGAAAGTCCAAAAGCCCACGAACCACCACGGCCAGCGTCGATGGAACGGCACATTCGGAGCACGAAAGTCGGTAGCCTTAAGTCGAGCAGTTTCACCATCGAAAGTATCATGCGGCGGGAGTAG